AACCGGTACGTGCTTGCGGCCGTCGTATACGCCGAACGTGTGACCCACGAATTGCGGGAACACCGTCGAGCGGCGCGACCACGTCTTGATTACGACCTTCTTGCCCGATGCGTTCAGCTCTTCGACTTTCTTGAGCAGATAGCCATCGACGAAAGGTCCTTTCTTTAAGCTGCGGCCCATGGATGATCCTCCCTTCCTGGCTTAAGCCTGATCGCGTTGCGCCGATTACTTCGTGCGGCGGCGAACGATATATTTGTCGGATGCTTTGTTTTTC
This genomic window from Paenibacillus sp. contains:
- the rpsS gene encoding 30S ribosomal protein S19; this translates as MGRSLKKGPFVDGYLLKKVEELNASGKKVVIKTWSRRSTVFPQFVGHTFGVYDGRKHVPVYVTEDMVGHKLGEFAPTRTYKGHTDDDKKTGRR